Within the Rosa rugosa chromosome 2, drRosRugo1.1, whole genome shotgun sequence genome, the region AAGTAAACCAAAGAAAATAAACGGCAGAACTATTTTCAATTGATTTGAGGCCGCTGCAGAAGGGTCTGAGACCAAACAAAATGGAAAAAGAACTAACCAGCAAGTGACCTAGAAGGGTACCAACCCCAAAACAAAAGGAGGTCATGGACTGTTCACAACTTTTATTTTCATTCACATACACTATCTGAAGAGGCATCCTGGCCAATGACAGCAACTCCTTGACACAAACACAAAACCTCACTCCATTTGAACCGGCGTCTTTGGATCAATCAAAGCCCAATTCATTCCAAAATGCCTGCACAACCAAACTCAGTCATAACTCATAACATTAAGTCATGCCTCTCATCTCTTCACATCTAGAGAAGCACTGACCTCCAATCCTGAAGAGCCCTCTTGACCTTCTTATAAGTCTCCAAACCCGAACCAACCAAAGCGCACACATGGTTACATAAGAAACCATTTGCTGGGAGGCTGTTATCTTCTTGGCTCTTGCAGGAAAGATAGGGACTTGGCAGTAGCTCCCCTGAACTTAGCTTCATAGTTAAAGCCACCTGACCTGGTTTAACAAGCAATTAAAGCTTTCAAATTCCTCAATAGCAGAATTGAAATCATATAAAGAGCAACTAATTAAGTCTTTTTTACCTGTCAATGCAAGCCTTTTGTTCTTTAGGAGTTGGGGGACCCAGCTCAAGAAACCATGTCTGTCAAATCATCAATAACTTCaaaaaaagttcaaatcttGCTGA harbors:
- the LOC133727887 gene encoding uncharacterized protein LOC133727887, encoding MGYSLLISLQIPQQQLQTKRHGFLSWVPQLLKNKRLALTGQVALTMKLSSGELLPSPYLSCKSQEDNSLPANGFLCNHVCALVGSGLETYKKVKRALQDWRHFGMNWALIDPKTPVQME